In one Gadus morhua chromosome 7, gadMor3.0, whole genome shotgun sequence genomic region, the following are encoded:
- the tmem248 gene encoding transmembrane protein 248 isoform X3 — protein sequence MDWNTFLLRFNELDLCVSENETLKHGLNESTTPESTLVITSGQARSGTQTPLLLEDSGFVNISVPITITLDPQRPFGGYSRNITHLYATVLGQQVGLTGREAHEEMNITFTLPVPWSSDECVLHGHCEQVVYSTCMTVTAASNIFPVTVQPPHCVPETFTNATSWYKLFTTARDSDTKYSQDYNPFWCYKGAIGKLYHALNPKLTVVVPDDDRSLINLHLMHTSYFLFVMVITMFCYAVIKGRPGKVRQQVNTDFATEKVRAYPTTRWHCLRVDSHPGPVEQH from the exons GACTGGAACACGTTCCTGCTGCGCTTCAACGAGCTGGACCTCTGCGTGTCGGAGAATGAGACCCTCAAGCACGGCCTGAACGAGTCCACCACGCCCGAGAGCACGCTGGTGATCACCAGCGGCCAGGCACGCAGCGGCACCCAGACGCCACTCCTGCTGGAAGACTCGGGGTTCGTCAACATCTCCGTGCCCATCACCATCACGCTGGACCCGCAGCGCCCCTTCGGCGGCTACTCCCGCAACATCACCCACCTGTATGCCACGGTGCTCGGGCAGCAGGTCGGGCTGACCG GCCGCGAGGCGCACGAGGAGATGAACATCACCTTCACACTGCCCGTGCCCTGGAGCTCAGACGAGTGTGTGCTGCACGGCCACTGTGAGCAGGTGGTGTACAGCACCTGCATGACCGTCACCGCCGCAAGCAATATCTTCCCCGTCACCGT GCAGCCACCCCACTGCGTGCCAGAGACCTTCACCAACGCCACGTCCTGGTACAAGCTGTTCACCACGGCGCGCGACTCGGACACAAAGTACAGCCAGGACTACAACCCCTTCTGGTGCTACAAGGGCGCCATCGGCAAGCTGTACCATGCGCTCAACCCCAAGCTCACCGTCGTCGTCCCCGAT GACGACCGCTCGCTGATCAACCTGCACCTGATGCACACTAGCTACTTCCTGTTCGTCATGGTCATCACTATGTTCTGCTACGCAGTCATTAAAGGCCGACCGGGCAAAGTACGACAACAAGTCAACACCGACTTTGCCACCGAGAAGGTACGGGCGTACCCTACCACTAG GTGGCATTGTCTGAGGGTTGATTCCCATCCAGGACCTGTAGAGCAACACTAA
- the tmem248 gene encoding transmembrane protein 248 isoform X2 encodes MVYLLNPIENLRSYINNRPPLVIFMFSVSAVAIAFLTIGYFFKIKEIKSAELTEDWNTFLLRFNELDLCVSENETLKHGLNESTTPESTLVITSGQARSGTQTPLLLEDSGFVNISVPITITLDPQRPFGGYSRNITHLYATVLGQQVGLTGREAHEEMNITFTLPVPWSSDECVLHGHCEQVVYSTCMTVTAASNIFPVTVQPPHCVPETFTNATSWYKLFTTARDSDTKYSQDYNPFWCYKGAIGKLYHALNPKLTVVVPDDDRSLINLHLMHTSYFLFVMVITMFCYAVIKGRPGKVRQQVNTDFATEKVALSEG; translated from the exons GTGTACCTGTTGAACCCTATAGAAAACCTCAGAAGCTACATCAACAACCGCCCACCCCTGGTCATTTTTATGTTCAGCGTCAGTGCTGTGGCCATCGCCTTTCTGACCATCGGTTACTTCTTcaagattaaggagatcaagTCCGCAGAGTTGACTGAG GACTGGAACACGTTCCTGCTGCGCTTCAACGAGCTGGACCTCTGCGTGTCGGAGAATGAGACCCTCAAGCACGGCCTGAACGAGTCCACCACGCCCGAGAGCACGCTGGTGATCACCAGCGGCCAGGCACGCAGCGGCACCCAGACGCCACTCCTGCTGGAAGACTCGGGGTTCGTCAACATCTCCGTGCCCATCACCATCACGCTGGACCCGCAGCGCCCCTTCGGCGGCTACTCCCGCAACATCACCCACCTGTATGCCACGGTGCTCGGGCAGCAGGTCGGGCTGACCG GCCGCGAGGCGCACGAGGAGATGAACATCACCTTCACACTGCCCGTGCCCTGGAGCTCAGACGAGTGTGTGCTGCACGGCCACTGTGAGCAGGTGGTGTACAGCACCTGCATGACCGTCACCGCCGCAAGCAATATCTTCCCCGTCACCGT GCAGCCACCCCACTGCGTGCCAGAGACCTTCACCAACGCCACGTCCTGGTACAAGCTGTTCACCACGGCGCGCGACTCGGACACAAAGTACAGCCAGGACTACAACCCCTTCTGGTGCTACAAGGGCGCCATCGGCAAGCTGTACCATGCGCTCAACCCCAAGCTCACCGTCGTCGTCCCCGAT GACGACCGCTCGCTGATCAACCTGCACCTGATGCACACTAGCTACTTCCTGTTCGTCATGGTCATCACTATGTTCTGCTACGCAGTCATTAAAGGCCGACCGGGCAAAGTACGACAACAAGTCAACACCGACTTTGCCACCGAGAAG GTGGCATTGTCTGAGGGTTGA
- the tmem248 gene encoding transmembrane protein 248 isoform X1 — protein MVYLLNPIENLRSYINNRPPLVIFMFSVSAVAIAFLTIGYFFKIKEIKSAELTEDWNTFLLRFNELDLCVSENETLKHGLNESTTPESTLVITSGQARSGTQTPLLLEDSGFVNISVPITITLDPQRPFGGYSRNITHLYATVLGQQVGLTGREAHEEMNITFTLPVPWSSDECVLHGHCEQVVYSTCMTVTAASNIFPVTVQPPHCVPETFTNATSWYKLFTTARDSDTKYSQDYNPFWCYKGAIGKLYHALNPKLTVVVPDDDRSLINLHLMHTSYFLFVMVITMFCYAVIKGRPGKVRQQVNTDFATEKVRAYPTTRWHCLRVDSHPGPVEQH, from the exons GTGTACCTGTTGAACCCTATAGAAAACCTCAGAAGCTACATCAACAACCGCCCACCCCTGGTCATTTTTATGTTCAGCGTCAGTGCTGTGGCCATCGCCTTTCTGACCATCGGTTACTTCTTcaagattaaggagatcaagTCCGCAGAGTTGACTGAG GACTGGAACACGTTCCTGCTGCGCTTCAACGAGCTGGACCTCTGCGTGTCGGAGAATGAGACCCTCAAGCACGGCCTGAACGAGTCCACCACGCCCGAGAGCACGCTGGTGATCACCAGCGGCCAGGCACGCAGCGGCACCCAGACGCCACTCCTGCTGGAAGACTCGGGGTTCGTCAACATCTCCGTGCCCATCACCATCACGCTGGACCCGCAGCGCCCCTTCGGCGGCTACTCCCGCAACATCACCCACCTGTATGCCACGGTGCTCGGGCAGCAGGTCGGGCTGACCG GCCGCGAGGCGCACGAGGAGATGAACATCACCTTCACACTGCCCGTGCCCTGGAGCTCAGACGAGTGTGTGCTGCACGGCCACTGTGAGCAGGTGGTGTACAGCACCTGCATGACCGTCACCGCCGCAAGCAATATCTTCCCCGTCACCGT GCAGCCACCCCACTGCGTGCCAGAGACCTTCACCAACGCCACGTCCTGGTACAAGCTGTTCACCACGGCGCGCGACTCGGACACAAAGTACAGCCAGGACTACAACCCCTTCTGGTGCTACAAGGGCGCCATCGGCAAGCTGTACCATGCGCTCAACCCCAAGCTCACCGTCGTCGTCCCCGAT GACGACCGCTCGCTGATCAACCTGCACCTGATGCACACTAGCTACTTCCTGTTCGTCATGGTCATCACTATGTTCTGCTACGCAGTCATTAAAGGCCGACCGGGCAAAGTACGACAACAAGTCAACACCGACTTTGCCACCGAGAAGGTACGGGCGTACCCTACCACTAG GTGGCATTGTCTGAGGGTTGATTCCCATCCAGGACCTGTAGAGCAACACTAA